The Lycium ferocissimum isolate CSIRO_LF1 chromosome 1, AGI_CSIRO_Lferr_CH_V1, whole genome shotgun sequence genome includes a region encoding these proteins:
- the LOC132058468 gene encoding uncharacterized protein LOC132058468 isoform X2 has protein sequence MGEVARQGKQKLEEEMGKENNVETEEYDSDDDMYAGNQRMTREMRDEYNRQIDESEGFDITLDVELGVSIGAPIIPHRRGKEHGPKFVEISCLAIDAYNLQNNKIFEFVENVTVNTSLAAGYWCYNTFRARDSDAPNAVKTFQALGYWGISGKRIISFCRLKKTSSDEGDECPPDSCVDVKG, from the exons ATGGGAGAGGTTGCTCGTCAAGGGAAGCAAAAATTGGAAGAGGAAATGGGTAAG GAGAATAATGTGGAAACAGAAGAGTATGATTCTGATGATGATATGTATGCTGGTAACCAAAGGATGACCCGAGAAATGCGGGACGAGTATAATAGACAGATTGATGAGAGCGAG GGTTTTGATATCACTTTGGATGTGGAATTGGGTGTGAGTATTGGAGCTCCAATTATTCCACACCGGAGGGGTAAAGAGCACGGCCCAAAGTTTGTTGAGATATCCTGCCTAGCCATTGATGCTTACAATTTACAGAAT AATAAAATATTCGAATTTGTCGAAAATGTGACTGTGAACACATCACTTGCTGCTGGATATTGGTGTTACAACACCTTTCGAGCCAGGGATTCTGATGCTCCCAACGCTGTAAAGACATTTCAAGCATTGGGGTACTGGGGAATTAGTGGAAAGAGAATTATTTCATTTTGCAGGCTTAAGAAAACATCCAGTGATGAAg GTGATGAGTGCCCTCCTGATTCCTGTGTTGATGTGAAAGGCTGA
- the LOC132058468 gene encoding uncharacterized protein LOC132058468 isoform X3 encodes MYAGNRRMTPEMHNEYTRQVDESEGFDITLDLDLGVNIGAPIFPQRGGDENDPRFNEISCLSIDAYNLQNNKIFEFVENVTVNTSLAAGYWCYNTFRARDSDAPNAVKTFQALGYWGISGKRIISFCRLKKTSSDEGDECPPDSCVDVKG; translated from the exons ATGTATGCTGGCAATCGTAGGATGACCCCAGAAATGCACAACGAGTATACTAGACAGGTTGATGAGAGCGAG GGTTTTGATATCactttggatttggatttgggtGTAAATATTGGAgctccaatatttccacaacgAGGAGGTGACGAGAACGACCCAAGGTTTAATGAGATTTCCTGCTTATCCATTGACGCTTACAATTTACAGAAT AATAAAATATTCGAATTTGTCGAAAATGTGACTGTGAACACATCACTTGCTGCTGGATATTGGTGTTACAACACCTTTCGAGCCAGGGATTCTGATGCTCCCAACGCTGTAAAGACATTTCAAGCATTGGGGTACTGGGGAATTAGTGGAAAGAGAATTATTTCATTTTGCAGGCTTAAGAAAACATCCAGTGATGAAg GTGATGAGTGCCCTCCTGATTCCTGTGTTGATGTGAAAGGCTGA
- the LOC132058468 gene encoding uncharacterized protein LOC132058468 isoform X1, whose amino-acid sequence MAGVGRQGKRKLEEEISVNTKENNVETEEYDSDDDMYAGNQRMTREMRDEYNRQIDESEGFDITLDVELGVSIGAPIIPHRRGKEHGPKFVEISCLAIDAYNLQNNKIFEFVENVTVNTSLAAGYWCYNTFRARDSDAPNAVKTFQALGYWGISGKRIISFCRLKKTSSDEGDECPPDSCVDVKG is encoded by the exons ATGGCAGGGGTTGGTCGTCAAGGGAAGCGAAAATTGGAAGAGGAAATTAGTGTAAATACAAAGGAGAATAATGTGGAAACAGAAGAGTATGATTCTGATGATGATATGTATGCTGGTAACCAAAGGATGACCCGAGAAATGCGGGACGAGTATAATAGACAGATTGATGAGAGCGAG GGTTTTGATATCACTTTGGATGTGGAATTGGGTGTGAGTATTGGAGCTCCAATTATTCCACACCGGAGGGGTAAAGAGCACGGCCCAAAGTTTGTTGAGATATCCTGCCTAGCCATTGATGCTTACAATTTACAGAAT AATAAAATATTCGAATTTGTCGAAAATGTGACTGTGAACACATCACTTGCTGCTGGATATTGGTGTTACAACACCTTTCGAGCCAGGGATTCTGATGCTCCCAACGCTGTAAAGACATTTCAAGCATTGGGGTACTGGGGAATTAGTGGAAAGAGAATTATTTCATTTTGCAGGCTTAAGAAAACATCCAGTGATGAAg GTGATGAGTGCCCTCCTGATTCCTGTGTTGATGTGAAAGGCTGA